Proteins from one Paraburkholderia sp. BL10I2N1 genomic window:
- a CDS encoding TetR/AcrR family transcriptional regulator, whose protein sequence is MHNGTKTEKRARGRPRAYDPDEVIASARDAFWQGGYSGTSLDALSEATGMNRPSLYGAFGDKHALYLSTLDRYVEAGLHAMEAALGGGLPLPRALQRVYDAALALYLPAGEEPRGCFLIGTATVESKVDADVRARLANGLRTFDRAFERRLKLAQAQGELVSAADPAVLARVASAILHSLALRSRAGDTRASLRATAAAGVALICGTPASNQRSRRNPA, encoded by the coding sequence ATGCATAACGGTACAAAAACTGAAAAGAGAGCGCGCGGCCGTCCCCGTGCGTACGATCCGGACGAGGTCATCGCGAGTGCGAGGGATGCGTTCTGGCAGGGCGGCTACTCAGGAACGTCACTCGACGCGCTGAGCGAGGCGACCGGCATGAACCGGCCAAGCCTGTACGGCGCTTTCGGCGACAAGCACGCGCTCTACCTGAGCACGCTGGATCGCTATGTCGAAGCCGGCCTGCACGCGATGGAAGCTGCACTTGGCGGCGGTCTGCCGCTGCCGCGGGCGCTGCAGCGCGTCTATGACGCGGCGCTCGCGCTCTATCTGCCAGCAGGCGAGGAGCCGCGCGGCTGCTTCCTGATCGGCACCGCGACGGTGGAGTCGAAGGTCGATGCCGATGTTCGCGCCAGACTGGCGAATGGGCTGCGCACCTTCGATCGTGCGTTCGAGAGGCGTCTCAAGCTCGCGCAGGCGCAGGGCGAACTCGTGTCGGCCGCTGATCCAGCGGTGCTCGCCAGAGTGGCCTCGGCGATCTTGCACAGCCTTGCACTGCGCTCGCGCGCCGGTGATACGCGAGCGTCGCTGCGCGCCACCGCCGCGGCCGGCGTAGCGCTGATCTGCGGCACGCCGGCGAGCAACCAGCGATCCCGTCGTAATCCCGCGTGA
- a CDS encoding solute carrier family 23 protein, producing MADSYFPRWRAQSRAIEGRVVGTEERLAWPQMFALGIQHVVAMFGSTVLAPLLMGFDPNLCIFMSGIGTLLFFVLVGGRVPSYLGSSFSFIGLVIAVTGYSGHGPNMNIPVALGGIIACGVVYSIIGLIVSAVGTKWIETLMPPVVTGAIVAVIGLNLAPIAVKGVSGSAFDTWMALVTVLCVGAVAVFARGMLQRLLILVGLLIAYVIYAIVTNGLGMGKPIDFTIVANAAWFGMPHFTAPVFNAQAMTLLAPIAVILVAENLGHIKAVSAMTGQNLDRYIGRAFIGDGLATIVSGFAGGTGVTTYAENIGVMAVTKIYSTLVFVIAAVIALVLGFSPKFGAVIQTIPGPVLGGVSIVVFGLIAVTGARIWVVNRVDFSDNRNLIVAAVTLVLGAGDFSLKLGGFGLGGIGTATFGAIILYALLRRKPAQQAAV from the coding sequence ATGGCCGATTCCTACTTTCCCCGCTGGCGTGCCCAGTCACGAGCGATCGAAGGCCGCGTGGTCGGCACAGAGGAGCGGCTCGCCTGGCCGCAGATGTTCGCGCTCGGTATCCAGCACGTCGTCGCGATGTTCGGCTCGACTGTGCTTGCCCCGCTTCTGATGGGTTTCGATCCGAACCTTTGCATTTTCATGTCGGGTATCGGCACGCTGCTGTTCTTCGTGCTCGTCGGCGGCCGGGTGCCGAGCTATCTCGGTTCGAGCTTCTCGTTCATCGGCCTCGTCATCGCCGTGACCGGCTACAGCGGGCATGGGCCGAACATGAATATTCCGGTCGCGCTTGGCGGGATCATCGCGTGCGGTGTCGTGTACTCGATCATCGGCCTGATCGTGTCGGCGGTCGGCACGAAGTGGATCGAGACGTTGATGCCGCCGGTCGTCACCGGCGCCATCGTCGCGGTGATCGGGCTGAACCTTGCGCCGATCGCGGTGAAGGGTGTCAGCGGGAGTGCCTTCGATACATGGATGGCGCTAGTGACGGTGCTGTGCGTCGGCGCGGTGGCGGTGTTCGCGCGGGGCATGTTGCAGCGTCTCCTGATTCTTGTCGGTTTGCTGATTGCCTATGTGATCTATGCCATCGTGACGAACGGTCTGGGCATGGGCAAACCGATCGATTTCACGATTGTCGCGAACGCGGCGTGGTTCGGCATGCCGCACTTCACGGCGCCGGTATTCAACGCGCAGGCGATGACGTTGCTCGCACCGATCGCTGTCATCCTCGTCGCGGAAAACCTTGGCCACATCAAGGCCGTGAGCGCGATGACGGGGCAGAACCTCGATCGTTATATCGGCCGCGCGTTCATCGGCGACGGCCTCGCGACCATCGTCTCCGGGTTCGCGGGTGGCACTGGCGTCACGACCTACGCGGAAAACATCGGCGTGATGGCGGTCACGAAAATCTATTCGACGCTCGTGTTCGTGATCGCTGCGGTGATTGCGCTCGTACTCGGCTTCTCGCCGAAGTTTGGCGCGGTGATCCAGACGATTCCGGGCCCTGTGCTTGGCGGCGTGTCGATTGTGGTATTCGGGTTGATTGCGGTGACGGGCGCGCGCATCTGGGTCGTCAACCGGGTCGATTTCTCCGATAACCGCAACCTCATTGTCGCGGCGGTCACACTCGTGCTGGGCGCGGGCGACTTTTCGCTGAAGCTCGGTGGCTTTGGACTGGGCGGTATCGGTACCGCGACGTTCGGCGCGATCATTCTTTACGCGCTGCTGCGGCGCAAGCCGGCGCAACAGGCGGCTGTCTGA
- a CDS encoding Na+/H+ antiporter, with amino-acid sequence MEIVFTVLILLLAVASSGILIRLLPVKLPLPLVQIAIGALLAWPKLGLHVTFDPGIFMVLFIPPLLFADGWRIPKREFFMQRRAILMLALGLVFMTVLAIGYFVHALVPSISLPVAFALAAVLSPTDAVALTGIAGKGRIAPQLMHILEGEALMNDASGLVALKFAIAAALTGVFSLRDASISFVIIAAGGLATGAAVSWLFSVVSARFLNVTSEGDPAPGVVMTLLIPFAAYLFAEHLGCSGILAAVAAGMMMNYASIAHAGPVASRVRAASTWTMIEFVFNGMVFILLGLQFPHILGDALLDAHHTSDAQALRLIGYVATVLLALYALRFVWVWLLRWFASRGAARQGVTNAVPGLRTVAIMTVAGVRGAVTLAGALSLPVALPDDQALPGREVAIFIASGVILASLLVGVVALPLLTRGSRRGRDPHAAEEKLARTLAAQAAIRAVDDLHETASADLDESASAYAADVTARVMDIYRRRLATLDDNEKPSELARRAETLELQMRLAAMRAERAVFLSLRTDQKINDETLTRLMREVDLSEVALTNRGRART; translated from the coding sequence ATGGAAATCGTTTTCACCGTCCTCATCCTGCTGCTCGCGGTTGCCAGTTCGGGCATCCTGATCCGGCTCCTGCCTGTCAAACTGCCGCTGCCGCTCGTGCAGATCGCCATCGGCGCACTGCTGGCGTGGCCGAAACTCGGGCTGCATGTCACCTTCGACCCGGGCATCTTCATGGTGCTGTTCATCCCGCCGCTGCTGTTCGCGGACGGCTGGCGCATCCCGAAGCGCGAGTTCTTCATGCAGCGCCGCGCGATCCTGATGCTCGCGCTCGGTCTTGTGTTCATGACGGTGCTCGCCATCGGCTACTTCGTTCATGCGCTGGTGCCGTCAATCTCGCTGCCGGTCGCATTTGCGCTCGCCGCCGTCCTGTCGCCCACCGACGCGGTCGCGCTGACGGGCATCGCTGGCAAAGGCAGGATTGCGCCGCAGCTGATGCATATCCTCGAAGGCGAGGCGCTGATGAACGACGCGTCCGGCCTCGTCGCGCTGAAGTTCGCGATTGCCGCGGCGTTGACCGGCGTGTTCTCGCTGCGCGACGCGTCGATCAGCTTCGTCATCATCGCGGCCGGCGGCCTCGCGACCGGCGCAGCGGTCAGCTGGCTCTTCAGTGTCGTGTCGGCGCGCTTCCTGAATGTCACGAGCGAAGGGGACCCTGCACCCGGCGTCGTGATGACGCTGCTGATTCCCTTCGCCGCCTACCTGTTCGCCGAGCATCTGGGCTGCTCGGGAATTCTCGCGGCCGTTGCCGCCGGCATGATGATGAACTACGCGAGCATCGCGCACGCGGGACCCGTCGCGTCGCGTGTGCGTGCCGCCAGTACGTGGACGATGATCGAGTTCGTCTTCAACGGGATGGTCTTCATCCTGCTCGGTCTGCAGTTTCCGCACATTCTTGGCGACGCGCTGCTCGACGCGCATCACACCAGCGACGCGCAGGCCTTGCGCCTCATCGGCTATGTCGCGACGGTGCTGCTCGCGCTGTATGCGCTGCGCTTCGTGTGGGTCTGGTTGCTACGCTGGTTCGCGAGCCGTGGCGCGGCACGCCAGGGCGTCACCAACGCGGTGCCTGGGTTGCGGACGGTCGCAATCATGACGGTCGCCGGCGTGCGCGGCGCGGTGACGCTCGCAGGCGCGCTGTCGTTGCCGGTCGCGTTACCGGATGATCAGGCGCTGCCGGGTCGGGAGGTGGCGATCTTCATCGCATCGGGGGTGATTCTCGCGTCGCTGCTGGTGGGGGTCGTCGCGCTGCCGTTGCTCACGCGTGGCTCCCGCCGCGGCCGCGATCCGCACGCCGCCGAAGAAAAGCTTGCGCGCACGCTTGCCGCCCAGGCCGCGATTCGCGCGGTCGACGACCTGCATGAAACAGCCAGCGCCGATCTCGACGAATCGGCGTCCGCGTACGCCGCAGATGTGACCGCACGCGTGATGGATATTTACCGCCGGCGTCTCGCCACGCTCGATGACAACGAGAAACCAAGCGAACTCGCACGCCGCGCCGAAACGCTGGAATTGCAGATGCGGCTCGCCGCAATGCGCGCGGAACGTGCGGTATTCCTGTCGTTGCGCACCGACCAGAAAATTAACGACGAAACGCTGACGCGGCTGATGCGCGAAGTGGATCTGTCGGAGGTGGCGTTGACGAACCGCGGGCGGGCGCGAACCTGA
- a CDS encoding sensor domain-containing diguanylate cyclase codes for MVTRRPNAVIVISLVLAAAILAISAWVLFEMRKDALRRAQESAFNVSLLVERDTSRNLDIYDLSLQAVIEGVRQPGVMALPPPIRQMVLFDRSATAKDLGSLLVVDEKGDIIVDSQAVPARRVNVADRDYFQVHRASPTVGLYVSHPFMPRLSSGTVSIALSRRLSHPDGSFAGIVVGTMRLNYFRKLFDGVNLGEGGSMALMLADGTMLMRRPYDAQITGRSLQGTANYTRFTEAPSGDFFGTAAIDGVARWYAYRHIAGYPMILDVAIATGDIYTEWRRRAWIIGSLVTAVDVALVALAVLFAQQLRRRIAVEEELRMLARTDGLTGLNNRRAFEEIIEAEWRRTQRSARPLSMLLIDVDNFKGFNDLYGHSAGDDALVAVARCIAGHVRRPGDSAVRYGGEEFVALLPDTGEAGAMRIAEQIRAAVQSLGMRHVASAHHVLTISIGIASTERQRFGTCRAFVNAADTALYEAKGAGRNRVVVWPVEARAEEPQTVDQPAG; via the coding sequence ATGGTGACCCGCCGACCGAACGCTGTGATCGTCATCAGTCTCGTGCTTGCTGCCGCCATCCTCGCGATTTCGGCGTGGGTGCTGTTCGAGATGCGCAAGGATGCGTTGCGCCGCGCGCAGGAGTCTGCGTTCAACGTCTCGCTGCTGGTCGAGCGCGACACGTCGCGCAATCTCGACATCTATGACCTGTCGCTGCAGGCGGTGATCGAAGGGGTCAGGCAGCCCGGTGTGATGGCGCTGCCGCCGCCGATCCGGCAGATGGTGCTGTTCGACCGCTCGGCGACTGCCAAGGACCTGGGGTCGCTGCTGGTGGTGGACGAGAAGGGCGACATCATCGTCGATTCGCAGGCGGTGCCGGCGCGTCGCGTCAACGTCGCTGATCGGGATTACTTCCAGGTCCACCGCGCGTCGCCCACGGTCGGGCTGTATGTCAGTCATCCGTTCATGCCGCGGCTCTCCAGCGGCACAGTCAGCATTGCGTTGAGCCGTCGGCTGTCGCATCCGGATGGCAGTTTCGCAGGCATCGTCGTGGGTACGATGCGGCTGAATTACTTCCGCAAGCTGTTCGACGGCGTGAATCTGGGCGAGGGCGGCTCGATGGCGTTGATGCTTGCAGACGGGACGATGCTGATGCGCCGCCCATACGACGCGCAAATCACAGGCCGCAGCCTGCAGGGCACGGCGAACTATACGCGCTTTACCGAGGCCCCGAGCGGCGACTTCTTTGGCACGGCCGCCATCGACGGCGTGGCGCGCTGGTACGCGTATCGTCACATCGCGGGCTACCCGATGATCCTCGACGTGGCAATCGCGACGGGGGATATCTATACCGAATGGCGGCGTCGCGCCTGGATCATCGGTTCGCTGGTCACGGCGGTCGATGTCGCGCTGGTCGCGCTTGCCGTGCTGTTCGCGCAGCAATTGCGAAGGCGCATCGCGGTGGAAGAGGAACTGCGCATGCTGGCGCGCACCGACGGCCTGACGGGCCTGAATAACCGGCGCGCATTCGAGGAGATCATCGAAGCCGAATGGCGGCGTACGCAACGCAGCGCACGACCGCTTTCGATGCTGTTGATCGACGTCGACAACTTCAAGGGCTTCAACGACCTGTACGGCCACTCCGCGGGCGACGATGCCCTGGTTGCCGTGGCGCGCTGCATCGCAGGCCACGTGCGCCGTCCGGGAGATAGCGCGGTGCGCTACGGCGGCGAGGAGTTTGTGGCACTGCTGCCGGACACCGGCGAGGCAGGCGCCATGCGCATCGCGGAGCAGATCCGCGCGGCCGTGCAGTCGCTCGGCATGCGGCATGTCGCGAGCGCGCACCACGTGCTGACGATCAGCATCGGCATCGCCAGCACCGAGCGTCAGCGCTTCGGTACGTGCCGTGCGTTCGTCAATGCTGCCGATACGGCTCTATACGAAGCAAAGGGTGCCGGACGTAATCGAGTGGTCGTGTGGCCGGTGGAAGCGCGCGCCGAGGAACCGCAAACCGTCGATCAGCCGGCTGGGTAG
- a CDS encoding SulP family inorganic anion transporter translates to MRFDLLKGVLPLDRAGAWRDALAGVTLASMNIPQVLGYARIAGMPAVTGLYTVFLPLVAFAIFGASRHLVVAADSATATIVASRLATMAPTGSASYVVLAGTVALLTAALLLMARIFRLGFLADFLSRTVLLGFLAGVGVQVGIAMMGDMLGLAVHSSRTLDQIGLIVRQLDHVQLAPLAISVLVVSCILGVRHYLPRLPVPLFAVVGGIAASYAYDFAGHGIAVIGPVAGGLPSLHVPLPGWQETLDLVPVSASCFVMIIAQSAAAGRVFAERYHERVDEDADIMGLAAANAAAALTGAFVVNGSPTQTAMAERAGARSQFAQLAFAGVVVVVLLLLSGSLQYLPHCVLAGIVFTIAVGLVNVKSLWAIRHESPGEFTLALVTAAAVVFIGVEHGILLAVALSLMRHVRHSYRPHTMMLAPGSDGRWLPVPAIAGTETAPGLIVYRFGADLFFANDHLFVDEVRQLIDRAPAPVRWFLVDAGAVTDLDYSAARSVGDLCDALTQRGIVVIFARVNVYLRSDMDRHGITGTIGEKHIFQTLHEALAAVDAAPAMQHAGDA, encoded by the coding sequence ATGCGGTTTGACCTGTTGAAGGGCGTTCTTCCGCTCGATCGCGCCGGGGCTTGGCGCGATGCCCTCGCTGGTGTGACGCTTGCGTCGATGAACATCCCGCAAGTGCTGGGATATGCGCGCATCGCGGGAATGCCCGCGGTGACCGGTCTTTACACCGTGTTTCTGCCACTCGTGGCGTTCGCTATTTTCGGCGCATCACGCCACCTTGTCGTGGCCGCCGACTCGGCGACAGCGACCATCGTCGCGAGCCGGCTTGCAACGATGGCGCCAACCGGAAGCGCCAGCTACGTCGTGCTCGCCGGCACGGTAGCCCTTCTGACCGCCGCGCTTCTGCTGATGGCGCGAATCTTCAGGCTCGGGTTCCTCGCCGACTTCCTTTCCCGCACCGTGCTGCTCGGCTTTCTTGCCGGTGTGGGCGTACAGGTCGGCATCGCGATGATGGGCGACATGCTGGGCCTCGCGGTGCACTCGTCGCGCACCCTGGACCAGATCGGACTGATCGTCCGGCAACTGGACCATGTACAGCTCGCCCCACTCGCGATTTCGGTCCTGGTGGTGAGCTGCATTCTGGGCGTCAGGCATTACCTGCCGCGCCTGCCCGTGCCGCTCTTCGCCGTCGTCGGCGGGATCGCTGCGAGCTATGCCTACGATTTCGCCGGTCACGGCATTGCCGTCATCGGACCTGTAGCGGGCGGCCTACCGTCCCTGCATGTGCCGCTTCCCGGCTGGCAGGAAACGCTGGACCTTGTGCCGGTATCCGCTTCCTGCTTCGTGATGATCATCGCGCAGAGCGCAGCTGCGGGCCGCGTCTTCGCGGAGCGCTATCACGAGCGTGTCGATGAGGACGCCGACATCATGGGTCTGGCTGCAGCCAATGCGGCTGCCGCGCTAACCGGGGCTTTCGTCGTCAACGGCAGTCCGACGCAGACTGCGATGGCCGAACGCGCGGGTGCACGCAGCCAGTTCGCGCAACTTGCCTTCGCCGGGGTCGTGGTGGTGGTGCTGCTGTTGCTGAGCGGATCGCTGCAGTACCTGCCGCATTGCGTGCTTGCCGGCATCGTCTTCACGATCGCGGTGGGGCTCGTCAACGTGAAAAGCCTTTGGGCTATTCGACACGAGAGTCCCGGCGAATTCACGCTGGCGCTCGTCACGGCTGCCGCTGTCGTGTTCATCGGCGTCGAGCACGGGATCCTGCTGGCGGTCGCGCTATCGCTCATGCGACATGTGCGGCATAGCTACCGCCCTCACACCATGATGCTCGCACCTGGCTCCGACGGACGCTGGCTGCCGGTCCCTGCCATAGCCGGCACCGAGACCGCGCCGGGATTGATCGTCTACCGGTTCGGGGCGGATCTGTTCTTCGCGAATGACCATTTGTTTGTCGACGAAGTGCGACAGCTCATCGACCGTGCGCCGGCTCCCGTGCGCTGGTTCCTGGTCGATGCGGGCGCCGTTACGGATCTGGACTATTCGGCGGCCCGGTCGGTGGGCGACCTGTGCGACGCGCTGACGCAACGCGGCATCGTCGTGATTTTTGCGCGGGTCAACGTGTACCTGCGCTCCGACATGGACCGGCATGGCATCACGGGGACGATCGGCGAGAAGCACATCTTCCAGACACTGCACGAGGCGCTCGCCGCAGTGGACGCGGCCCCTGCGATGCAGCATGCGGGTGATGCGTAG
- a CDS encoding periplasmic heavy metal sensor produces MNGGRWKFLLVGSLVLNVFLLGAIAGGAYQWFAAHRPSGVAVAQQRALRFAAGELSAERQEAFLDDLKEARREGRQFAREGREGRREVLRLLAAPQLDRAALDAALARTRAADSALRAQVESSVADFAASLTPEERVKFADSLKQRGQWREPQPAVAASQPASQ; encoded by the coding sequence ATGAACGGCGGACGATGGAAGTTCCTGCTGGTGGGCTCGCTGGTGCTCAATGTGTTTCTGCTTGGCGCGATTGCCGGCGGGGCGTACCAATGGTTCGCCGCACACCGCCCGTCGGGCGTGGCGGTGGCCCAGCAACGGGCGCTGCGCTTCGCCGCCGGGGAACTGTCGGCTGAGCGACAGGAAGCGTTCCTCGACGATCTGAAGGAAGCACGCCGGGAGGGGCGGCAATTCGCGCGCGAGGGCCGTGAGGGCCGTCGCGAGGTGCTGCGCCTGCTCGCCGCACCGCAACTCGACCGCGCTGCGCTGGATGCCGCGCTGGCCCGCACGCGGGCCGCCGATAGCGCGCTGCGGGCGCAGGTCGAAAGCAGCGTCGCGGATTTCGCGGCCTCGCTTACGCCGGAGGAGCGCGTCAAATTCGCCGACAGCCTCAAACAGCGCGGGCAATGGCGCGAGCCGCAACCGGCCGTCGCCGCGAGCCAGCCCGCCAGCCAGTAA
- a CDS encoding glutathione binding-like protein, giving the protein MDLYFAPLACSLATRIALYEAGAQAGFIQVDTKRKRLHDGSDFYPVNALGQVPVLRTDEGWLLTENTAILPYVADQFPSAQLAPPAGTAERAKLQQWLGFISTELHKAVFVPLLDQQAPADVGDYARRKVALRLGVLQEHLDKREFLLDRFTVADGYLFTVLNWAQYSGVDLSQWPAVDAYYRRVAQRPVVARALAEEVALYREEVARQRAEA; this is encoded by the coding sequence ATGGATCTGTATTTCGCCCCGCTCGCCTGCTCGCTCGCCACCCGGATTGCCCTGTACGAAGCCGGTGCGCAAGCCGGATTCATCCAGGTGGACACGAAGCGCAAGCGGCTACACGATGGCTCCGATTTCTATCCCGTCAATGCGTTGGGACAGGTGCCCGTTTTGCGCACTGACGAAGGCTGGCTGCTTACCGAAAACACGGCGATCCTGCCGTACGTCGCCGATCAGTTTCCATCCGCCCAACTCGCGCCGCCCGCGGGTACGGCGGAGCGTGCGAAGCTGCAGCAGTGGCTAGGCTTTATCAGCACGGAATTGCACAAGGCGGTGTTCGTGCCGCTGCTCGATCAGCAGGCACCAGCCGATGTCGGGGACTACGCGCGCCGCAAGGTTGCATTGCGCCTCGGCGTCCTGCAGGAACATCTCGACAAACGGGAGTTTCTGCTCGACCGCTTCACGGTGGCGGACGGCTATCTGTTCACCGTGCTGAACTGGGCGCAGTATTCCGGCGTGGACCTGTCGCAATGGCCGGCTGTCGATGCATACTACAGACGAGTCGCGCAACGTCCAGTCGTAGCCAGGGCGCTGGCCGAAGAAGTCGCCCTGTATCGCGAAGAAGTTGCCCGGCAGCGCGCCGAAGCTTGA
- a CDS encoding RNA polymerase sigma factor: protein MSERDPDAELVARVGTQDPVAVRTLVARKLPRLLALATRMLGDRMEAEDVAQEAFVRIWKQAPSWREGEARFDTWLHRVMLNLCYDRLRGQREEPVAELPDQADPAASPDVQLESHTRDERIRVALAALPARQREALVLNYYQELSNIEAAALMGITVEALESLLARARRNLRAQLAGSGAPEDKP from the coding sequence TTGAGCGAACGGGATCCCGATGCGGAACTGGTGGCGCGGGTTGGTACACAGGACCCGGTCGCGGTTCGCACGCTCGTCGCGCGCAAGCTGCCGCGCCTGCTCGCGCTCGCCACGCGCATGTTGGGAGATCGTATGGAAGCGGAAGACGTCGCGCAGGAGGCCTTCGTGCGAATCTGGAAACAGGCGCCGAGCTGGCGCGAAGGCGAGGCCAGATTCGATACGTGGCTGCACCGTGTAATGCTGAATCTCTGTTATGACCGGTTGCGCGGACAACGTGAAGAGCCGGTTGCCGAATTGCCGGATCAAGCCGATCCAGCCGCATCCCCCGACGTTCAGCTCGAAAGCCACACCCGCGACGAACGGATTCGCGTTGCGCTGGCAGCATTGCCCGCCAGGCAGCGCGAGGCGCTCGTGCTGAACTACTACCAGGAACTGTCGAACATCGAAGCAGCCGCCTTGATGGGCATCACCGTCGAAGCGCTGGAAAGCCTGCTCGCGCGCGCCCGTCGCAACCTGCGCGCCCAACTGGCCGGGAGCGGCGCTCCCGAGGACAAACCATGA